One stretch of Rosistilla oblonga DNA includes these proteins:
- a CDS encoding 5-formyltetrahydrofolate cyclo-ligase, which translates to MNLSANEIAERKDAIRKQAHANRKGQADKEAVSQRITDRLHQMSQYQNATAVMYYVDVRDEVRTRHALPEALASGKKIVVPFCVDGELELFHLEAIDELETGMYKILEPRADLRQLAAKRVEVAELDLVIVPGVAFDQNGGRTGHGKGYYDKLLEHARADTPLISLAFECQMFPEIPVAQHDIYMDFVVTEAAVYAGRGRA; encoded by the coding sequence ATGAATCTGTCTGCCAACGAGATCGCCGAACGCAAAGACGCGATTCGCAAACAAGCCCACGCCAATCGAAAAGGGCAAGCTGACAAAGAAGCTGTCAGCCAGCGGATCACCGATCGTTTGCACCAGATGTCGCAGTACCAAAACGCGACCGCGGTGATGTATTACGTCGACGTTCGCGATGAAGTCCGCACCCGGCACGCGTTGCCCGAAGCGTTGGCGTCGGGGAAAAAGATCGTCGTGCCGTTTTGCGTCGATGGCGAACTGGAACTGTTTCATCTCGAAGCGATCGATGAATTGGAAACCGGGATGTACAAGATCCTGGAACCCCGAGCCGATCTGCGCCAACTGGCGGCCAAGCGAGTCGAGGTCGCTGAATTGGATCTGGTGATCGTGCCGGGAGTCGCTTTCGATCAAAACGGTGGCCGGACCGGGCACGGCAAGGGATATTACGACAAGCTGCTGGAGCACGCTCGCGCCGACACGCCGCTGATTTCGCTGGCCTTTGAATGCCAGATGTTCCCCGAAATCCCCGTCGCTCAGCACGATATCTATATGGACTTTGTCGTCACCGAAGCGGCGGTTTACGCCGGTCGCGGCAGAGCCTGA
- a CDS encoding formylmethanofuran--tetrahydromethanopterin N-formyltransferase: MPDLKTLVEETYAEGFRGIYGEVLITAHDEKWLRHCVNAVTGHASSTIMCDCEAGVAQWIGPAAAAANKTPDGRPGAIVQFHVPRFRKNREKHLERVMLARISQNVLTCPTARCFNQIDSDDYFKLGRKVAMFGDRHQFRDQRYGEKGWVIPILAGEFFLSRRFGFRDGVMGGNLWFMAASADAALSAAGRAAAAVDACPDVVTTFPGGVASSGSKAGSSYDFLIAATYAEYCPTLKEKLGDKSKVPAGVASITEIIINGKDLDAIKVATKAAIAAAAPTPDLIRITAGNYGGRLGKSFVHLHELID, encoded by the coding sequence ATGCCCGATCTGAAGACGCTTGTCGAAGAGACCTATGCCGAGGGATTTCGCGGGATCTATGGTGAGGTGCTGATCACAGCGCACGATGAAAAGTGGCTGCGGCACTGCGTCAACGCGGTCACGGGGCATGCCAGCAGCACGATCATGTGCGATTGCGAGGCGGGCGTCGCTCAGTGGATCGGCCCAGCAGCGGCCGCGGCAAACAAGACTCCCGACGGCCGTCCCGGAGCGATCGTGCAATTCCATGTTCCGCGTTTCCGCAAGAACCGCGAAAAGCATCTGGAACGCGTGATGCTGGCTCGAATCAGCCAGAATGTACTGACCTGTCCCACCGCCCGCTGCTTCAACCAGATCGATTCGGACGACTATTTCAAGCTGGGGCGGAAGGTCGCGATGTTCGGCGACAGGCATCAATTCCGCGACCAACGGTACGGCGAAAAGGGATGGGTTATCCCGATTCTGGCGGGCGAGTTCTTTTTGTCGCGGCGATTTGGATTCCGCGACGGAGTGATGGGAGGCAACCTGTGGTTCATGGCAGCCAGTGCCGATGCGGCGTTGTCGGCTGCCGGGCGGGCGGCCGCTGCGGTCGATGCCTGTCCCGACGTGGTGACAACGTTTCCGGGCGGGGTTGCGTCGAGCGGTTCCAAGGCGGGCAGCAGCTATGACTTTTTAATCGCTGCGACCTATGCCGAATATTGTCCGACGCTGAAGGAGAAGTTGGGGGACAAATCAAAGGTGCCCGCCGGAGTCGCATCGATCACCGAGATCATCATCAACGGCAAGGATTTGGATGCGATCAAGGTTGCCACCAAAGCGGCGATCGCCGCTGCCGCCCCGACGCCCGATCTGATTCGGATCACCGCCGGCAACTATGGCGGGCGGTTGGGGAAAAGCTTCGTCCATCTGCATGAACTGATCGACTAG